The sequence below is a genomic window from Posidoniimonas polymericola.
AGCCGAAGCAGTCATGGCAGTCGGTAGGGAGGGTAGTTCGAGTGATCGCGGCCGGGCGTCATGCCCAGCCCCCCGTTTTTCGTAAGACCACCAGTGTAAACCGCGGGTTCGCCCTGGGGTAGCGGCCGGCCAAAGCAGGGCTAACACCCTGCGGCCATTACGGCTAAAATGCGAACCCCGCGGGGCCCGATGGGTCCTCGCAGAGGCTCCCCAGCGCCGGCCGCCCCCACCAGCAGCGGCCCCGCCCGAGCCGGAAGCAGGCGTCCATGAATCAGGCCGCCTTGAGAATGAGCCCGTAGCTCAGTTGGTAGAGCATCGGACTTTTAATCTTGCGTGAGCCCAACCGCTACCAACCACACCCTGCGTTTCCTTCGGGAATCGCAGGGTTTTTCATGCGCCTAGGATTGGCCAAGGTTGGCCGACGCGGGGGCAGCGTGGAGGGTTTCTGGAGGGTCAGAGGCTCGGGTTTTCCGATGTGTTATCTCCGGACGCACCGGGGGTACAATGGACCAGCCGGGCCGCGGCCGATCACCGCGGCGCCTCGCTGCAGCGACTGCCTCTACTGTGCAGCTGCTGCAGTTGCGGCCCCTGCCGGAGGACTACCGGGCGTCATCGACGGATGGCCCCGCGACTCGCGACGCCGTCGCCGCTACTCCCATCGCGGCGCGGCGTGCGGGTCGGCAAACGATGGGAGCTATCGATGCTTGACGCACAGAAAGTCACCAAACTCCGCCGCATGGGGGAGAATTGCCTGAAGCGGTATGGAGAGGCTCTGGACTACTTCCACGCTGGAAGTTCTAGCTTCGAGCTCTCAAGTCGGCTCGAACATATGGATGAGCTCTGGCCAGAGGCGCAGGCAGCTGGTGGAGCTATCGAGTACCTGCAGGGCGCCTACGGCTTCGCTGGTCAGGTGTATTCCATGTGCCTGGTGGGTCGGTCCGAGGTAACGGACCTCGATACGATCGAAGCTCAGATCGTCAACACTTTGCCTCCGATCAGATTCCTTGGGCAACCTTTCGCGACGGCATTCGAGGCGATCTCCCATCTCTCCCCGGTGCTCTGCTTCTGCGCTCGCGGCATGTTCTCGGCGGCGGTGAGCAGCGAGGAGCGGTTTCACGAAGCGACTGAAGCGATCTACTCGCTGCTGACGGAGGACCCAGAAGGGCTCGACGCTGAGAGGTGCGACATCTTGCAGGAAGATTACAGGGTAGCGAGCCAGGAGCTCGGCGTCCGGTTGACGCAGGAGTGGCAGATTTTGGTAGCGACAGCATCTGTTGCAGATCCGCCGCCAGAGGCCAGCAGGGAGCCCACCCGGAAGGTCGGAGGGAGGCCAGCCGGCACCAAGAAAACCATCAACGAGCGAATGCGAGACCTCCTGGAAAGTACCCCAGAGGCGGCTGCTTGGTCTGCACGGCAGTTCGCTACCGCGCTCGACTGCTCCGTGAGCACGATCCACGGATGCGAAACCTGGAAGAACCTGCAGCGCGTTCGCGAGATGCAGAAGCAGGACCGAATGAGCAGCTAAACCGAACGTTCGGTTAGAAAAACCGAACGGCGTCCGAAGATTCTCAGAATTTCTTGAGCCGGCATTCCCCGAGGAACGCCGGCTTTTTTCGTGCGCGAAGTGCCAGATAGGCCGTTCGTTCGGTTTCGAAAACCGAACGAACGCGGAATGGGTAGAGACCCCAGTCATCCTGCCCTCAAGGCTTCACGCCATGCCCACGACGCACCAGACAGCCTGCTCTGACAGCCCGTCGACACTCGTTGCGATTGTCCGGGCTGCTCGCCTAAGTGGCGACACCGACCTCGAGAGAGCCGCTCGCCGAGAGCTGCTCGAGCGGTTCGGTATGCGAGTCCAGTTCGACCAGCGTCAGAACCGGGAGGCTGTGTCGCAATGACGATCAACCTCGACCCCGCCGACCTGCGACCCATCGTCGAAGCCGTCGTCAGCCAGGCCCTGCAGGACCTGCTCACGGCCGGCGGAGACGGGCGACTCGCCTACCCGGAGCCCGAAGCGGCTCAGCTGCTAGGGATTCGCCCGCACCAGCTGGCCGACGCGAGGCGCCGCGGCGAGATCACCGCCACCAAACTCGGCGGCCGCATCGGCTACGAGAAAACAGAGCTGTTGGCCTACCTGGCTCGGCAGCGACAAGTCTAACCCCGCCAGCGGCCGAAGCCGCCGGCAGACACTCAGGAGATGAACGCTATGTCAGTCACTCAAGTCGCGGTCGAACAAGCCCGCGCGATCATGCAATCCGGCGACCTCAACGAGCAGCAGCTCGAGCAGATCATGCAGCTCGGCGGCCTCATCGGCGAGAAGCCGACCCCCAGCGGCTACAGAGCCGGCGAGCCCTTCTGGACCGTCCGGGCCGTCCAGGATTGGGCGACCACGGCGAAACGCTGCCGCGCCGATGCTTCGGCGATCGAGGCCCGGTCGGCGGTTCTCGACGGCGGCCGCGCCATCATGGCCACCCTGACCGGCCGCCAGCATCAACGCGACCTGGCGACGATCGAGACCCTCGACGAGATCGCCCTCGAGGTGGCCAGCGGCAAGGCTGAGGCCGAGGACGTCGAAGCCCGCCTGGAGGCGATCGGGTCAACCGTCGCCGACCTCGGGAAGCTGCTGCTGCAAATCGAGTCGCGGGGTGCGATCATCCGGCGCCAGGCAGACGCTGCGGCTGCTCAGGTGGAGGTCGACGAGCTCGGGAAGCAGATCACCGAACAGCAGGCCAAGCTGCAGAAGGCCGCGCAGCCCATCCGCGAGAAGATCTCGGAGCTCAGCATCAAGCAGCAAGATGCCCAGCGTCGCAGCCAAGGCGAGATTCAAGCCTGGCTCAAGCTGCGAAACTCCTCCCCGGACTGGCTCCGCCAAGCGTACGACGACAACCAGCAGGCGATCCGGTTGGCGGGCGAAACCGCCGAACGTTTGAGCCGGGAGCTCTCCGGCGTCGAGCGTCGGATTGAGGAGCTCAGCAAGTCCAGGGCGGGGGTCGTGCAACGCTTGCAGCTGCTGGCCGGCGCCGTCGCTGGCGACTACGAGGCCAAGAAGAGTCGCGAGCGGTTCATCGAAGAGCAGCAGACCATCGAATCGCAGCTCGGGGATGCCCGGGCCCGCAAGGCCCGCTGCCAAATCGACCGCGCGGCCGCGACCAAGGACCTGGCCGCCCTCCGCGAGCATGGCAAGGCCATCGAGTCGGTCATGGCCACCGCCGCCTGGCCGCTGCCGAGCGACCTAGCCGAGTAGCCGGCCGCCTCTCGAGAACCAAATCACCCATTCCAGGAAACCAAAGATGACCACCCCCATTCACGGCCAGCGATCAGCGTTGGCCACCCAGCCGCGGGCGAAAGTGTTCACCCGTGCTGCAACCGTCAACGAGGCTCAACGGGCCGTCGAGGCCGTGATCGCCACCGAGGACCCGGCGCAGCTCTTCGACGTTGGTCGCATGGACGTTGTCGAGGAGGTGCTGCTGGTTGGCGGCGTCGATCACGAACCGAGGATCCCGCTCTTGCTGGATCACACCAAGGCGGCCGCGTCCCTAATCGGCTCGGTGTCGAACATCCGCCTCGAGGGGACGCAGCTCGTTGCGACACTCCGGTTCGCTACAGGCGACCCCGTCGCCGAGTCAACTTGGCTGAAGGTCCGGGACGGGCACGCCGACGCGGTCAGCGTCGGGTACCGGGTGCACGAGTACGCGATGGTCGCGCCGGGCGAATCGGCGACGATCGGCGGCCGCGTATACACCGCCAGCAAGTTTCACGCTCTGCGAGTCACCACTAGGTGGGAACTCATGGAGACCAGCGTCGTTGCCATCGGCGCGGACCGCAAGGCGCGGATCCGCTCTGCCCCTTCCTCCACCATCACAAGGAATTCGAACGCTATGCCCCAGTCAGCCCCCGCGGTTCACAGCCGCAACAGCGTCACTGGCCGCCCGTCGATCGGCGCCCTCGAGTCCGCCCTGACGATGCGGCTCGGCATCAACGATCCGTCTCGATGCCGGGTCAGTCACGACGGGACCTTCTTCACCCGACTCGCGCCGTGCCCGCAGTTCGAGCAGGACGCCGAGGAGGGCCGCCGCTGGTCGTCGATGCCGCTGGTCGACATCCTCCGCCAGGCGGCGGCGCACGACGGCATCAACCTCGACGGCCTGGGCGTCGTCGAGACGCTCAACACCTACTTCAACGCGATGCAGGGCCGTGCGGGCTTCAGCACGGCCGTTGGCGAACTGTTCAGCAACACCTTCGGGGCCGCGTTCGTCGACGGGTACGAATCGGTCTATGACCCAACTCAGGGTTGGACGATGGAGGGCGAGAACCCCAACCTGCAGCCGACGCCGCGGGTCCGTGCCGAGGCGGGCGCGCTGAGCAAGAGGGTTCGCGGTGCGGAGGCCGACCACCTTGCGGCCGAGTTCCCCGGCGAGACCACCCAGCTCGGCGAGTTCGCCGCGCAGTGGCAGCTCGACGAGATCGACATCCGCAACAACCAGTTCGGCAACACCGAGCAGCTAGGCCCGCGGATGCTTGGCATCGCCGCGGCGCGGCTCCGGCCGCTGCGGGTGGCGGCCGAGTTGCTGTCGAACCCGAATATGCGTGATGGCGTGCCGTTGTTCCACGCCAGCCACGGGAACCTTCAGACCGGCTCTGCGCTGGCTGACGGCACGCTGCAGAGCGCGGCGACGCTGATGGCAAAGCAGACCGAAGGGGGGCAGCCGCTCAACCTCCGTGGCAGGTACCTGATCGTCCCCCAGGCCCTCGAGCGGACGGCGTCGAAGCTGTCCCGCGAGGTCGAGCTCGCCTCGGAGGAGAGCGTCCCGCCGCCGATCGTCCGTAGCGATGCTCAGCTCGACAACGGTGTGATCGACCCGAACACGGGCGACAGCCTCGACGGTTCGGCGACCAGCTGGTACCTGGCGGCCGAGGGCGGCCCCCACACCGTCGAGGTTAGCTTCCGGACCGGCACGGGCGGTCAGCCTCAGATCCGCTCGGGGATGCTCAGCCAGGGCGAGTGGGGCTGGTGGTGCGACTGCCGGCACTGGATCGGCGCCAAGGCGATCGACTGGCGCGGCTTGGTCCGCTCCGACGCGTAGTCCGTGCCCCGCGCTGGGGTGCGTCGGTTTTGTTCATCGGCCGACGGTTCTAGCGGGGCGCCCGCCCCTGGCTCGGGTCGCAGTTCAGGAACTGCTGCGGCTCGGGCTGGGGGATCTTACAAAAAATGCCCGACACACCCTCGAAGTTTTGGCGACGGAGAGGGCGGCCGGGCAGTAACTCAGGAGAGATCAATGTTAACCGAGACGAATCATTCAGACCAACCGATTGCCGCGCTGACGCTCGCGGAGATCCCGGCAACGCTCCGGGCAGAGACCGACGCTGCCAACCGGTCAGCCTCACAAGCCATCGAGCACGCAATGCGAGCGGGCGAGCTGCTCGCTCAGGCCAAGGGCCAACTCGAACACGGCGAGTGGCTCAGCTGGCTCGATAGCAACTTCTCCGGCTCGCGCCGCACGGCGCAGCAGTGGATGAGGCTCGCGGCTGGTCGGGAGCGGCTTCAAATGCGCAGCGACTGCGCTTTTGACTCGATCGCCGACGCCGTCCGGGCGCTGCAGGAGGATGAGCAAGACGATTCGTTCAGCCCGCCGGCAATAGTTGACCTGCAGCTCTGGGCGAAGGCTCACCCGGAGTGCATCGACGATGACGGGGAGTTCCGGGACGACTTCCACTGCGACGCGTTCCCTCCGCTGGATGGTCGCCAAGCGTTCTTCGGCACCAGCGAGAACGTTCAGTGCCAAATCTGGCCGCTGGGCGACGGCTACTCGCTAGTGTCGTCGGTCCGCTGGCGGCGCGGCGATTCGGCAAACGGGGTCGGCAGCGAGACCAAGCGGCCGGTTCGGCTGAATCATGCCCACCTCGCATTCCTGCTTGCGTCGTTCGGGGTCAATCACCAGCTCGACTGGCGTCCGATCCGCGTCCCCGTGCTCGGACTTCCGACCCGCTATGAGGAGGTCGCGGCCTGATGTCCCGCCTCTCGGCAATCGACGAACTGAACGGCCACGCTCGCCCGGGGGACTACGCGCAGGCGTACCGGGCGGCGGGGCTGTCGCCGATCCCCATCCGCGCGGATGGCAGCAAAGCCCCGGAGGGCCCCTGGAAGCGATTCCAGACCGAGCCCGCGTCGGAGTCCGAGCTGGCCACCAAGTTCCTGGCCAGCAATATTGGGGTCGGCATCTGTTATGGCGCCGGCAGCCGCGGCGCGGAGCTGATCGACGTCGACGACGAAGCGAGCTATCAGCCGTTCGCCGATGAGGTGGAGCGCGCCGCCCCCGGGCTGCTGGCCAAGCTGTGCATCATCAAGACACCGCGGCCAGGTCGTCACGTCGTCTACCGCTGCGAGCACATCGACGGCAATCAGAAACTGGCGATGCGTCACGCAACGCCCGAGGAGCTGCAGGCCAAGCCGTCTGAGCGGGTGAAGTGCAAGATCGAGACCCGCGGCCAAGGCGGCTATGCCCTGGCGCCTGGGGGCGATCCCGCAGCGCACCCGACCGGTCGGCCGTACGTGCACCTCGCAGGCCCGGACCTCACCAAATTGGCGACGATCACTGCCGATGAGCGAGAGGTCCTCTTCCGCGCGGCGCGGCTGCTGAATGAGGTGGTCGAGCAGGAGCCGGCCGAAGTCCACCACGGGCAGCAGGCCGGAGGTTATGCCGGCATGCCCCCGGGCGACGACTTCAACCTCCGCGCGTCGTGGGATGAGATCTTGGCGCCGCACGGTTGGACCCGGTCGCACGCGGCTGGCGACGTCCAACACTGGACCCGCCCCGGCAAGGATCAGGGCACCAGCGCGACGACCGGGCTGACGAGCAAGCGAGGGACCGACCTCCTGTGCGTGTTCTCTACTTCGGCCCACCCGTTCCCCGGCGCCAACGGCTCGCCTTGCAGCACGCACACCAAATTCGGGGCCTACTGCCTGCTGAACCACGGCGGCGACTTCGCAACCGCGGCACGCCAGCTGGCGGCCGAAGGGTACGGCGACGCAGCCCAGCGGCAGGGAATGTCCAACCTGCTGCCCGACAGCGTTCGCGACTTCGGCGAGATCCCGGGCCCACCTGCCAGGCGCCAACCGTTGACACCCATCGAGAAGTTCAGCTACCTCGACCTGCGGTCCGCCTACCCCGCCATGAAGCCCCCCGTGGTCGACGGCCTGCTGCGGCGAGGGGAGACGATGAACGTTGTGAGCTACTCGAAGGTGGGCAAGTCCTGGCTCGCCTACTCGCTGCTGCTCAGCATCGCCACGGGCAAGAGCTGGCTCGGAACCTACCCGACCACCCAAGGCGGCGTGCTCCTGATCGACAACGAGCTGCATCGGCCGACGCTGGCGAATCGGATCGGCATGGTCGCGGAGCGGCTCGACTGCGAGCTCGAGCACTACGCCACCCAACTCGACGTCTGGCCGCTGCGAGGCAACCTGCGGTCGCTCGAGGACATGATGGCCGAATTCGACGCGATCGAGCCCGGCCAGTATCAGCTGATCGCCTTCGACGCCCGGTACCGGTTCGCGATCGCTGGCGAGTCGGAGAACGACAACGCCGCGCAGGCGATGTTCTACAACACGCTCGACCGGATCGCCGAGCGGACCGAGGCCGCGATTGTGCTGGTGCACCACACCACCAAGGGCAACCAGACCGACAAGCGAGTCACGGATGTTGGCGCCGGCGGCGGCAGCCAGTCTCGCGCCGCCGACACTCACCTCGTCCTGCGAGAACACGAGGAAGAGGGCTGCGTTGTGCTCGACGCGGCCCTGCGATCGTTCGCCCCCGTCGATCCGATCGTCCTGCAGTGGGAGTTCCCCTGCTGGTGGCCAGCAGAGGGGCTCGATCCTGGCGAGCTCAAGGGCCGTAAGAGCCGCCAACAAGAGGCCAGGAACGATCAGGACCGCAAGGACAAGCTGGCGATCGTCGCGGCCATGCAGAAGGCCAGCGATCGCGTCACCAATAAGCTGCTGCGAAAGGCCACTGGCATGGGCCGAGAGAAGCTGGCTCGGCTTCTCGATGCCCTCGAGTCTGAGGGCCAGATCAAGTCCGAAACCACACTCAAGAGAGGCAATCCCTGCGATGAATACTACCTCCCAAACGACTCCGAAAGCTGACGTGGACGACGTGGACGGGCCACGTCCGGTCCACGTGGTGAGCGGTGTGTGTGGCGGGCCTATAAATAGGGCCCGTCCACGTCACCCCCGCTGGCGCCGTCCAGGCCGTCCAGGCAATAGCAGGCCCGTCCACGTCGTCCAGGCCATGTTGGGCGGCCAGCACCGATCCCCCAGCGTGACAACCGACCGCCTCCTCATGGCGGCCGAGCCCGGTGTCAGCCTTGCTCGCGACGCTTACGCATTGGATCGAAGCCAGGAGCCGAGCCCGTTCTGATCGCCCCCCCCATCCGGGTCCTCCCCATGGCGCCCCGCGGGGGCTTTGCCAAAAGCGATCGTGCCACTTTTTTACACGCGGCGCGCCAAACGAGTAGTAGTACGACCCTCTCTCTCCGTCAGCCAGCCCGCCACGCCCCCAGAAAGGCCCCTTCCCGATGCCTAAGACCACCGAAGCCCCGAAGCCGTCAGGCGGCCACACAGCGGACCTGGAGAGCCTCACCCAACAGCAGGCCGCGTGGCTCATCGGCAAGCCGACCAGCTGGCTCCGCGACCGGGCCGACCTCGACGGCCGGCGCCCGGATGGAAAGTACAACGCTCGGGACCTGGTGCGAGCGTTCCTGGCTGACGAGAAGAGCCGCCTCGAGCCGGCAGAGGTCCCTGAGCCGGACCTGCAGGCGATGGTTCAGACCTGTGGGCACCTCGAGGACACTCATCGAAGCATCGGAATTCAAATCCTCGAGAGTATCCAAGCGAGGTTCGGCGCCGCGGGGCTGGCCCGGGCCGGCGAGATCCTCCTCCGCAGTCTGAAGTGGGACCACGCCCGCTGGGGCGACCAACCAAGCCACCGGCCGCGGCCCAAGTTGACCGAGGCCGAGGTGCGGGCCAAGGTGCTGGCGGACCTCGAGGAGCGGGTCGCCGACCGACTCCGCGAGGAGGAGGAACGCGAATCGCGGCAACTCGGCCGCGTTGTCGAGCAGTGCCCCGACTGCCGGCGGGTGCTGTGGGTGCTGGAGTGGCGGAAAATGGTCCCGCCGGCCGGGTACCTGATCGACGAGATCGAGTGCGACGACTGCCTGGTGAAGAAATTCCCGCCGAGGCTGCCGGCATGACCCCCACCCGCCCCAGCTACGCCGCGATTTTCCACCGCCTGGCGAGCCTCGAGCTCGTCGACGGCGCCGAGCTGCTGGCGCTGCCCGGCGTTGAACCCGACTTGCTGGATCCGCCGATCCATCCGGCCCTGAGCTACTGCCTCGAGGAGGCAGCACCTCTGATTGAACTCGCCGGCCGCCTGGCCGATGACGAGATGCCCGGCATGGCTGAGCAAGCGCGGGTGATCGCTCTCGACCTGCAGGAGCACGTGGAAGCCCACGGCTACATCACATCCACCCTCGAGGCCGCACGCTCTGTCATCTGGCAGGTAGGCGTGAACGCGGACCTCGCGACCCAACTTCCGAAAGGCTGATCCCATGGCTGTAGTCCCCATCAACCTGAAGGCCGACGTCAAAGCTGGGCAGGCGCTGAACCGCGTGCTCGGAATGACCGACGAGCAGCTCGAGAATATCGTGTCCAGCGGCAAGGGCGCGGCGGGCGCGGTCGAGCGTCTGGCCCGGCAGGCCGACCCGATGCGGCGATTCGAGGCTCAGATCGCCAAGGTGGAGTTGGCCCAGCGCAAGCAGGGCCTGTCTACCGAGAACGCCCGGGTGCTCACGG
It includes:
- a CDS encoding helix-turn-helix domain-containing protein, with the translated sequence MTINLDPADLRPIVEAVVSQALQDLLTAGGDGRLAYPEPEAAQLLGIRPHQLADARRRGEITATKLGGRIGYEKTELLAYLARQRQV
- a CDS encoding DUF3102 domain-containing protein, which produces MLTETNHSDQPIAALTLAEIPATLRAETDAANRSASQAIEHAMRAGELLAQAKGQLEHGEWLSWLDSNFSGSRRTAQQWMRLAAGRERLQMRSDCAFDSIADAVRALQEDEQDDSFSPPAIVDLQLWAKAHPECIDDDGEFRDDFHCDAFPPLDGRQAFFGTSENVQCQIWPLGDGYSLVSSVRWRRGDSANGVGSETKRPVRLNHAHLAFLLASFGVNHQLDWRPIRVPVLGLPTRYEEVAA
- a CDS encoding AAA family ATPase, whose protein sequence is MSRLSAIDELNGHARPGDYAQAYRAAGLSPIPIRADGSKAPEGPWKRFQTEPASESELATKFLASNIGVGICYGAGSRGAELIDVDDEASYQPFADEVERAAPGLLAKLCIIKTPRPGRHVVYRCEHIDGNQKLAMRHATPEELQAKPSERVKCKIETRGQGGYALAPGGDPAAHPTGRPYVHLAGPDLTKLATITADEREVLFRAARLLNEVVEQEPAEVHHGQQAGGYAGMPPGDDFNLRASWDEILAPHGWTRSHAAGDVQHWTRPGKDQGTSATTGLTSKRGTDLLCVFSTSAHPFPGANGSPCSTHTKFGAYCLLNHGGDFATAARQLAAEGYGDAAQRQGMSNLLPDSVRDFGEIPGPPARRQPLTPIEKFSYLDLRSAYPAMKPPVVDGLLRRGETMNVVSYSKVGKSWLAYSLLLSIATGKSWLGTYPTTQGGVLLIDNELHRPTLANRIGMVAERLDCELEHYATQLDVWPLRGNLRSLEDMMAEFDAIEPGQYQLIAFDARYRFAIAGESENDNAAQAMFYNTLDRIAERTEAAIVLVHHTTKGNQTDKRVTDVGAGGGSQSRAADTHLVLREHEEEGCVVLDAALRSFAPVDPIVLQWEFPCWWPAEGLDPGELKGRKSRQQEARNDQDRKDKLAIVAAMQKASDRVTNKLLRKATGMGREKLARLLDALESEGQIKSETTLKRGNPCDEYYLPNDSES